CTGTTCTTCCCCTTCTGTTTCTCGGTGGTAGAAGTAGTTGAAGTTGGACACGATGACAGGTACAGGCAGGGCAATTGTCAGCACACCAGCGATGGCACACAAGGAGCCTACGATTTTGCCTCCAATTGTCACAGGGTACATGTCACCATAGCCCACAGTGGTCATGGATACCACCGCCCACCAGAAAGCATCAGGGATACTTGTGAAATGAGACTCAGGTTCTTCAGCCTCAGCAAAATACACCGCACTAGAGAACAATATCACCccaatgaagaggaagaagattaGTAAACCTAGCTCTCTCATACTTGCTTTGAGGGTCTGTCCCAAAATCTGGAGGCCCTTAGAGTGCCGGGAGAGTTTGAAGATTCGAAAGACTCTTACCAGTCTGATGACTCTCAGGATGGCCAAGGAGGTGGCCTGCTCTCCTTTCTGAGTCCCCTCCCGCTCAGCCATCTCAGTGCCCAGGGTGATGAAGTAAGGGATGATGGCTACAATGTCAATGAAGTTCATGATATTCTTGAAGAATTCAGTCTTGCTGGGGCAAGCAAAGAAGCGCACCACCAGCTCAAAGGAGAACCAGATGATGCACAGGGTCTCCACAACAAAGAAAGGATCTGTGAAGATGTTGGATTTGTAGACCTGGGTGGTGTTGTCAGTGCGATGCACTGTATACTCCTTGTCCTCCTTCAGCTCAGGTAATGTCTCTAGGCAGAAAATCACAATGGAGATGAGGATCACCATGACAGAGACTATTGCAATGACCCTTGCAGGCCCAGAGCTCTCTGGGTACTCAAAGAGGAGCCATACTTGGCGCTGGTACTCCCCCTCCGGTAAGGGTCTCTCCTCATCTTTGATGAACCCTTCATCTTCCCGGAACTTCTCCATGGCCTCCTCACCCAGCTCATAAAATTTTATCTCCTCAGAGAACATGTCCAAGGGCACATTGACCGGCCGGCGAAGCCGCCCTCCAGACTGGTAGTAGTAGAGGATGGCATCAAAGCTGGGCCGATTCCGGTCAAAAAAGTACTCATTGCGCAAGGGGTCAAAGTACCGCATGCGCTTCTTGGGGTTGCCCAGCAGTGTGTTGGGGAACTGGGCTAATGTCTTCAGCTGCGTCTCAAAGCGTAGTCCAGCAATGTTTATCACTACACGCTCACAGCACTCATGGTCATCATGGGCAGCAGGCTGGTAGCTATCCTGGGGGTGGCCAGGTAGCGCAGAAGTCTCATCCATGTTCTCTCCAGCCATCACAGTCATTGTGGCACAAAGGAGGTGGGAACCAGGGccaggggaggagaaaagagggagaggggCTCAAGAGTGGGGACAAGAatggaagagaacagaaagtCCAAGGGCAGTTCAGTGGAGGATGGCAGGAGGGTGAGAggcagaggaggctcagagtCTGCAGAATGAGTGGGGATGGAGAGGCTTGAAGAAGGGATGGATGAAAAGCCTACAAGATGGAAATATCCAAAATGGGAAAGGAGAGGTGGGATGTAGGAATAGGCACCAGGAATGAAGGGAGggtgaagaaagagagaaggagtACCTTTAGGATGATTGGGGAAGAGGGCAGGTAAGGTGAGAGGTCCTGTCCCCCCAAGCTGGGAGGCTGAAGGTGTCTGGGGTTCACCCCTGGGTGGGGTTCCCTCCCCAGATATCTCCTTTTGCCTTTAACTCGATCCGTCCACTTTTCTTGATGACTTGACCATTGCCGCAGCTGCTGTCTCGAAgttaccacacacacacacacatacacacacacacacacacacacacacacacaaataaataaataaataaatcacgGGAAGCCCGAGAGGTGAGTCCTTGCAATGCCAACTCAGCAAATTTCCATTGCCTGCcgcccctccctccccccccctcctctccccactgcTCTGGTCCTCTCCTCTTGTGAACCGGAGAGAGAGGGTTGGCGATATTCTTGCTTTTGAAGGCATAAAGCTTACTTGCAGGAAGGAGGCTGCCGGGGAGGAGAGAAACAGCATAAACCAACCCCCAAGCCCCACCAGACACACAAGCTCAGGCGCAATGGATTGGCTTTCACACCAGCAAGAACATCGCTCTCTGCCCACTACGGCAGCACATGCGGAACCCTACTCATTCCCACACATCTGTGGACAAGTAACGGGGACTCCAGGACAGGAAAGGGCCAATCTGGACCCGCAGCCCTGATGTGCTCTGAGTGCATCAGGAGGGCTTCCCAGGCAACTTCAGTGGGGTCAGCGTGTGGTGGTTCCTGACCACCACACGCCCCACTTCACAGATGGTGGAGACTGAGCTGAGCACTGACAACTTCATTACACCAATCGAGGGGATTAGGGGAGGCAgagtggagcatctcccctctgctttgcagcagctAGACACAACTGAGACAGAGACAGGGGAAGGGAGATTGACATCCCAGACCCAAACTGTCCAAAGTAGAGTACAACAGCATGGGGGAGAAGGGTCTTTTCCTTACCTGCTCCGAGTGAGATGCGCTGGTTAGGAGTAGGAGCCAGTGCCAGAATGCGTCAAGTCGTCTTGCAgcagaatcaaaaaaaaaaaaaaaaaaaaaaaaaaaaaagcagaccaaaacaaaaaccgCAGCGGCAAACTcaaccctcctcctcctcctcttgtgCCCCTTTTAATAATACTGTGATCGCTTTACAGGACTGCCTGTGAGACACTGAAATATTCATACACTGTCTTAGGCTGCACCAAGGGCGAGTGGGTTTAATTAGTTTCTGCCGAGAACCGCAGTGGGGGAGGTGGGGGATGGAAGAGAGCGCAAAGTACCTTTTCCAAAAGGCTtgagttaataaataaaaggaaggagtCCTAGATAGCCGCTGGCTCTCCCGCTCTCTTCCTTTAAGATAGCTGGAGAAGCAGCCGGGCGCTCGGCAGCGGCGGCTGGGGAGATGTAAGAGAGCCGCAGTCCTGCAGCCGCATCTCCGGAGTGGGTTTTGGCTCGtcccggcagcagcagcagcaggaggaggcaggagctggtCGCTTGTGGCAGGAGCGAGAGGGCTGCTGAATGCATAAGAGCGAGGAGCCAACTCGAGCCATGTCTTGAGGCTGCGCTATCAGCACAAACCCGAGAGCTGTTTGGTGCAGCTCAGGCGGCGGGCgggagggggctggaggggggcgggcggcagcgCTGCCCCCGCTCCGCAC
The nucleotide sequence above comes from Oxyura jamaicensis isolate SHBP4307 breed ruddy duck chromosome 1, BPBGC_Ojam_1.0, whole genome shotgun sequence. Encoded proteins:
- the LOC118157631 gene encoding potassium voltage-gated channel subfamily A member 1 isoform X4; translated protein: MTVMAGENMDETSALPGHPQDSYQPAAHDDHECCERVVINIAGLRFETQLKTLAQFPNTLLGNPKKRMRYFDPLRNEYFFDRNRPSFDAILYYYQSGGRLRRPVNVPLDMFSEEIKFYELGEEAMEKFREDEGFIKDEERPLPEGEYQRQVWLLFEYPESSGPARVIAIVSVMVILISIVIFCLETLPELKEDKEYTVHRTDNTTQVYKSNIFTDPFFVVETLCIIWFSFELVVRFFACPSKTEFFKNIMNFIDIVAIIPYFITLGTEMAEREGTQKGEQATSLAILRVIRLHLYLNLIVEDNTKSQHEGWHNSSCGLDTQVCISGEKFQKG
- the LOC118157631 gene encoding potassium voltage-gated channel subfamily A member 1 isoform X1 → MTVMAGENMDETSALPGHPQDSYQPAAHDDHECCERVVINIAGLRFETQLKTLAQFPNTLLGNPKKRMRYFDPLRNEYFFDRNRPSFDAILYYYQSGGRLRRPVNVPLDMFSEEIKFYELGEEAMEKFREDEGFIKDEERPLPEGEYQRQVWLLFEYPESSGPARVIAIVSVMVILISIVIFCLETLPELKEDKEYTVHRTDNTTQVYKSNIFTDPFFVVETLCIIWFSFELVVRFFACPSKTEFFKNIMNFIDIVAIIPYFITLGTEMAEREGTQKGEQATSLAILRVIRLVRVFRIFKLSRHSKGLQILGQTLKASMRELGLLIFFLFIGVILFSSAVYFAEAEEPESHFTSIPDAFWWAVVSMTTVGYGDMYPVTIGGKIVGSLCAIAGVLTIALPVPVIVSNFNYFYHRETEGEEQAQLLHVSSPNLASDSDLSRRSSSTISKSEYMEIEDDMNNSIDNFREANLRTGNCTVANQNCVNKSKLLTDV
- the LOC118157631 gene encoding potassium voltage-gated channel subfamily A member 1 isoform X2 produces the protein MTVMAGENMDETSALPGHPQDSYQPAAHDDHECCERVVINIAGLRFETQLKTLAQFPNTLLGNPKKRMRYFDPLRNEYFFDRNRPSFDAILYYYQSGGRLRRPVNVPLDMFSEEIKFYELGEEAMEKFREDEGFIKDEERPLPEGEYQRQVWLLFEYPESSGPARVIAIVSVMVILISIVIFCLETLPELKEDKEYTVHRTDNTTQVYKSNIFTDPFFVVETLCIIWFSFELVVRFFACPSKTEFFKNIMNFIDIVAIIPYFITLGTEMAEREGTQKGEQATSLAILRVIRLVFVILHKKQEQVTFLHVYHHSTMLFNWWSGVKYVPGGQAFFIGMLNSFVHIFMYGYYAPASLGPQMHCYLWWKCYLIIMQLVFEFAVYGNHHVLRFPNVSLIQVNWMINCSEWYSQETTKRLSVTASASNTYPFSALHCNLFTLWNSENILILRVPVCGHYCSFFLQPLQRMPVP
- the LOC118157631 gene encoding potassium voltage-gated channel subfamily A member 1 isoform X3, with the protein product MTVMAGENMDETSALPGHPQDSYQPAAHDDHECCERVVINIAGLRFETQLKTLAQFPNTLLGNPKKRMRYFDPLRNEYFFDRNRPSFDAILYYYQSGGRLRRPVNVPLDMFSEEIKFYELGEEAMEKFREDEGFIKDEERPLPEGEYQRQVWLLFEYPESSGPARVIAIVSVMVILISIVIFCLETLPELKEDKEYTVHRTDNTTQVYKSNIFTDPFFVVETLCIIWFSFELVVRFFACPSKTEFFKNIMNFIDIVAIIPYFITLGTEMAEREGTQKGEQATSLAILRVIRLVFVILHKKQEQVTFLHVYHHSTMLFNWWSGVKYVPGGQAFFIGMLNSFVHIFMYGYYAPASLGPQMHCYLWWKCYLIIMQLCQFVAITVHSSYNLFRECPFPDGFNIAVFLYILSLITLFLHYYYWTYARG